From the Rhodoferax sp. WC2427 genome, one window contains:
- a CDS encoding SLC13 family permease: MVEALQRVWRALRQDRFLQILLLGLVLLSVATRTPLAAYPALVDWPTIAALTGLLALTLGVETSGALHRLGHWLVGYMTSERAAALCLVSAAAVLSTVLTNDVALFVIVPLTLGICRITPLPTTRLVVFEALAVNAGSALTPIGNPQNLFLWQLSGTSFGGFVWHMLPLVAVLMLLLLLVTALAFSGRALQATDPQAEHPLNRRLLGASLLLYPVFLVLTDLHYAPWALVAVLVCLGALHWRVLVQLDWGLLLVFVLMFIDLRLLVGLGAVQQALAGWGLAQPLHLFWAGIATSQIVSNVPAAIALAEFSKDWKVLAYAVNIGGFGLMVGSLANLIALRMAPDTRAWLHFHVWSLPFLVAGSAVGWLLLFAM, from the coding sequence GTGGTTGAGGCGCTGCAGCGCGTCTGGCGGGCGCTGCGCCAGGACAGGTTTCTGCAGATCCTGCTGCTGGGCCTGGTGCTGCTCAGTGTGGCCACCCGCACGCCGCTGGCCGCCTACCCCGCCCTGGTGGACTGGCCCACCATCGCCGCCCTCACCGGCCTGCTGGCCCTGACCCTGGGCGTGGAGACCAGCGGCGCACTGCACCGCCTGGGCCACTGGCTGGTGGGCTACATGACCAGCGAACGCGCGGCCGCCCTGTGCCTGGTCAGTGCCGCCGCCGTGCTGTCCACCGTGCTGACCAATGACGTGGCGCTGTTCGTCATTGTGCCGCTCACCCTAGGCATCTGCCGCATCACCCCGCTGCCGACCACCCGGCTGGTGGTGTTCGAGGCGCTGGCGGTGAACGCGGGCTCGGCCCTCACGCCCATCGGCAATCCGCAAAACCTGTTCTTGTGGCAGCTCTCGGGCACCTCGTTTGGCGGTTTTGTGTGGCACATGCTGCCGCTGGTGGCGGTGCTGATGCTGTTGCTGCTGCTGGTGACGGCCCTGGCCTTCTCCGGGCGCGCCCTGCAGGCCACCGACCCCCAGGCCGAGCACCCGCTCAACCGGCGGCTGCTGGGTGCCTCGCTGCTGCTGTACCCGGTGTTTCTGGTGCTGACCGACCTGCACTACGCACCCTGGGCCCTGGTGGCCGTGCTGGTGTGCCTGGGAGCACTGCACTGGCGCGTGCTGGTGCAGCTCGACTGGGGGCTGCTGCTGGTGTTTGTGCTGATGTTCATCGACCTGCGCCTGCTCGTCGGGCTGGGTGCCGTGCAGCAGGCACTGGCGGGCTGGGGGCTGGCCCAGCCGCTGCACCTGTTCTGGGCCGGCATCGCCACCTCGCAAATCGTCAGCAACGTGCCCGCCGCGATTGCGCTGGCCGAGTTTTCCAAAGACTGGAAGGTGCTGGCCTACGCCGTCAACATCGGCGGCTTCGGCCTGATGGTGGGCTCGCTGGCGAACCTGATCGCCCTGCGCATGGCCCCGGACACCAGGGCCTGGCTGCACTTCCATGTGTGGTCGCTGCCGTTTCTGGTGGCCGGGTCGGCGGTGGGGTGGCTGCTGCTGTTTGCTATGTAA
- a CDS encoding ferritin-like domain-containing protein — protein MLYPELFRQLEAVRWNMEKDVPWDTFDASLLTDEQAQTIKMNAITEWAALPATEMFLRDNQDDSDFSAFMSIWFFEEQKHSLVLMEYLRRFRPDLVPTEEELHDIRFEFDPAPALETLMLHFCGEIRLNHWYRRASEWHSEPVIKNIYTKLSQDEARHGGAYLRYMKRAIANTGNEARGAFTKVGVLMASARRTAQALHPTNLHVNESLFPRDTIQSRLPDPAWLEHWLDTQIKFDAVWEGKVVDRILHNLSLLMDRSFKTVQELNRYRKEVSKELAAVVEPAVPAAT, from the coding sequence ATGCTCTATCCCGAACTCTTTAGACAACTCGAAGCCGTGCGTTGGAACATGGAAAAAGACGTTCCATGGGACACGTTCGATGCCAGCCTGCTGACCGACGAACAGGCGCAGACCATCAAGATGAACGCCATCACCGAGTGGGCCGCCCTGCCCGCCACCGAAATGTTCTTGCGCGACAACCAGGACGACAGCGACTTTTCCGCCTTCATGTCGATCTGGTTTTTTGAGGAGCAAAAGCATTCGCTGGTGCTGATGGAGTACCTGCGCCGCTTCCGCCCCGACCTGGTGCCCACCGAAGAAGAGCTGCACGACATCCGCTTCGAATTCGACCCGGCCCCGGCCCTGGAGACGCTGATGCTGCACTTTTGCGGCGAGATCCGCCTGAACCACTGGTACCGCCGCGCCAGTGAATGGCATTCGGAGCCGGTGATCAAGAACATCTACACCAAGCTCAGCCAGGACGAAGCCCGCCACGGCGGTGCCTACCTGCGCTACATGAAACGCGCCATCGCCAACACCGGCAACGAAGCCCGCGGTGCCTTCACCAAGGTCGGCGTGCTGATGGCCAGCGCCCGCCGCACCGCGCAGGCGCTGCACCCCACCAACCTGCACGTGAACGAAAGCCTGTTTCCGCGCGACACCATCCAGAGCCGCCTGCCCGACCCGGCCTGGCTAGAGCACTGGCTGGACACGCAGATCAAGTTCGACGCGGTGTGGGAGGGCAAGGTGGTCGATCGCATCCTGCACAACCTGAGCCTGCTGATGGACCGCAGCTTCAAGACCGTGCAGGAGCTGAACCGCTACCGCAAGGAAGTCAGCAAGGAGCTGGCGGCCGTTGTGGAACCCGCAGTGCCCGCAGCAACCTGA
- a CDS encoding DUF4810 domain-containing protein: MRLNVTTTAGLLGLALLTGCATKVPTLYQWGSYQDQIYTQYAEPGKVPVDAQIAALEADLQKTDLQARKPPPGYFAHLGYLYFQAGKPGQAVQSFEAEKSLFPESTVYMDLLIQHAKK, from the coding sequence ATGCGTTTGAATGTCACCACCACCGCGGGCCTGCTCGGCCTGGCGCTGCTGACCGGCTGCGCCACCAAGGTGCCCACCCTGTACCAATGGGGCAGCTACCAGGACCAGATCTACACCCAGTACGCCGAACCGGGCAAGGTGCCGGTCGATGCGCAGATTGCGGCACTGGAGGCCGATCTGCAAAAGACCGACCTGCAAGCCCGTAAACCGCCGCCGGGTTACTTCGCCCATTTGGGCTACCTGTACTTCCAGGCGGGCAAACCCGGCCAGGCCGTGCAGTCCTTTGAAGCCGAAAAATCCCTGTTCCCCGAGTCCACGGTCTACATGGACCTGCTGATCCAACATGCCAAAAAATAA
- the rfaE2 gene encoding D-glycero-beta-D-manno-heptose 1-phosphate adenylyltransferase, whose translation MTDTPAFLPPPAFLDKICSRADAPARLAHLPRPWVFTNGVFDILHRGHATYLAQARSLGGSLVVALNSDASARRLGKGPDRPLNAEADRAVLMAALESVSLVTWFDENTPLELITELRPDILVKGGDYDMQKLAETAVVQAYGGTARAIPFLDGYSTTALVHKIKQPHGG comes from the coding sequence ATGACCGACACCCCTGCTTTCCTACCGCCACCCGCCTTTCTGGACAAAATCTGCAGCCGCGCCGACGCACCGGCCCGGCTGGCCCACCTGCCCCGCCCCTGGGTGTTTACCAACGGGGTGTTCGACATCCTGCACCGCGGCCACGCCACGTATCTGGCGCAGGCCCGCTCGCTGGGCGGCAGCCTGGTGGTAGCGCTCAACAGCGATGCCTCGGCCCGCCGCCTGGGCAAGGGCCCAGACCGCCCGCTGAACGCCGAGGCCGACCGCGCCGTGCTGATGGCCGCGCTGGAGTCGGTGAGCCTGGTCACCTGGTTTGACGAGAACACGCCGCTGGAACTGATCACCGAGCTGCGCCCCGACATCCTGGTCAAGGGCGGCGACTACGACATGCAAAAGCTGGCCGAGACCGCCGTGGTGCAGGCCTACGGCGGCACGGCCCGGGCGATTCCGTTCCTGGACGGCTATTCCACCACCGCCCTGGTCCACAAAATCAAGCAACCGCACGGTGGTTGA
- a CDS encoding class I SAM-dependent methyltransferase, which produces MNSTTTAPGFAVPSDAPAAARTALRLLQRLRHGSITMQLPDGSMQVFGNHQQHGDAPTAAMTLKNWNVCAAALKSGDIGVAETYIDGDWTTPNLTDLLTVFICNRQEIEDVVYGNWVGRLWYRIKHLLNRNTKANSQKNIHAHYDLGNAFYSLWLDDSMNYSSAWFEGELDKPLREAQDAKVRRALAMARVQPGDRVLEIGCGWGALAEMGTTEFNASVTGVTLSTEQLAFAHQRVQRLGMDSRADLRLQDYRDITDAPFDAICSVEMVEAVGREYWPTYFQTVARLLKPGGRACIQSIVIDDSLFERYISSTDFIQQYIFPGGCLPCPREFRREAAAAGLEVVDEFAFGPDYAETLRRWRDRFLAARTEVLQLGFDERFMRLWEFYLAYCEAAFDKGNINLVQYTLLKK; this is translated from the coding sequence ATGAACTCCACCACCACTGCTCCCGGTTTTGCCGTGCCCAGCGATGCCCCGGCGGCCGCCCGCACCGCCCTGAGGCTCTTGCAGCGCCTGCGCCACGGCAGCATCACCATGCAGTTGCCCGACGGCAGCATGCAGGTCTTCGGCAACCACCAGCAACATGGCGATGCCCCTACCGCCGCCATGACGCTGAAAAACTGGAACGTCTGCGCCGCAGCCCTCAAGTCCGGCGACATCGGTGTGGCCGAAACCTATATCGACGGCGACTGGACCACCCCCAACCTGACCGATCTGCTCACCGTCTTCATCTGCAACCGGCAAGAGATCGAAGACGTGGTCTACGGCAACTGGGTGGGCCGCCTGTGGTACCGCATCAAGCACCTGCTGAACCGCAACACCAAAGCCAACAGCCAGAAGAACATCCACGCCCACTACGACCTGGGCAACGCCTTCTACAGCCTGTGGCTGGACGACAGCATGAACTACTCGTCCGCCTGGTTCGAGGGCGAGCTGGACAAACCGCTGCGCGAGGCGCAAGACGCCAAGGTCCGCCGTGCCCTGGCCATGGCCCGGGTGCAGCCCGGCGACCGGGTGCTGGAAATTGGCTGCGGCTGGGGCGCACTGGCCGAAATGGGCACCACCGAATTCAACGCCAGCGTGACCGGCGTGACCCTGAGTACCGAGCAACTCGCCTTCGCCCACCAGCGCGTGCAGCGCCTGGGCATGGATAGCCGCGCCGACCTGCGCCTGCAGGACTACCGCGACATCACCGACGCGCCGTTTGACGCCATCTGCTCGGTGGAAATGGTGGAAGCCGTGGGCCGCGAATACTGGCCCACCTATTTCCAGACCGTGGCCCGCCTGCTCAAGCCGGGGGGCCGCGCCTGCATCCAGAGCATCGTCATCGACGACAGCCTGTTCGAGCGCTACATCAGCAGCACCGACTTCATCCAGCAGTACATCTTCCCCGGCGGCTGCCTGCCCTGCCCGCGCGAATTCCGCCGCGAAGCCGCCGCGGCTGGGCTGGAGGTGGTGGACGAATTCGCCTTCGGCCCCGACTACGCCGAAACCCTGCGCCGCTGGCGCGACCGGTTTTTGGCCGCCCGCACGGAAGTGCTGCAACTCGGTTTTGACGAAAGGTTCATGCGCTTATGGGAGTTCTACCTGGCCTACTGCGAAGCCGCCTTCGACAAGGGCAACATCAACCTCGTACAGTACACGCTATTAAAAAAGTAG
- a CDS encoding MFS transporter, translating into MTSAAAFTARNGLAYGLMGLPLAFVALPLYVVLPNHYATTLGVPLAVLGQILLGARLFDGLIDPLLGRWGDALFARPTHASRAVLGVAAGAAVVMALGFWGLFFPATQDHVLLWAAALLVVTYTAYSTLGVLHQAWAGLLGGTEAQRSRIVAWREGLGLVGVVTASVAPVLLGLPTTVGLLALSLGLGWWAWSHAIAPAPQIPSQTRAALWLPLHNPAFRRLLGVFMVNGIASAVPATLVLFFMQDRLLAPQALQPLFLATYFVCAALSIPLWLRLVPRLGLARTWLVGMGVAVAAFVGASLLGAGDSTAFLAVCAASGIALGTDLALPSALLAGLVQKQGGAGLYFGWWNFATKLNLALAAGLALPLLAYFGYTPGAQDAAALHALTATYCLLPCALKLAAAAALYLLIIRPKDSP; encoded by the coding sequence ATGACCTCTGCCGCGGCATTCACCGCCCGCAACGGCTTGGCCTACGGCCTGATGGGTCTGCCCTTGGCCTTTGTGGCGCTGCCGCTGTACGTGGTGCTGCCCAACCACTACGCCACCACGCTGGGCGTGCCGCTGGCCGTGCTGGGGCAGATCTTGCTGGGCGCGCGCCTGTTCGACGGCCTCATCGACCCGCTGCTGGGCCGCTGGGGCGACGCGCTGTTTGCCCGCCCCACCCACGCCAGCCGCGCCGTGCTGGGCGTGGCTGCCGGGGCGGCGGTGGTCATGGCGCTGGGCTTCTGGGGGCTGTTCTTTCCTGCCACGCAAGACCACGTGCTGCTGTGGGCCGCCGCCCTGCTGGTCGTCACCTACACCGCCTACAGCACCCTGGGCGTGCTGCACCAGGCCTGGGCCGGGTTACTGGGCGGCACCGAGGCCCAGCGCAGCCGCATCGTCGCCTGGCGCGAAGGCCTGGGCCTGGTGGGCGTGGTGACGGCCAGCGTGGCCCCGGTGCTGCTGGGCCTGCCCACCACGGTGGGGCTGTTGGCGCTTTCTTTGGGCTTGGGTTGGTGGGCCTGGAGCCACGCCATCGCACCCGCCCCGCAAATCCCCTCCCAGACGCGCGCCGCGTTGTGGCTGCCGCTGCACAACCCCGCGTTTCGCCGCCTGCTGGGCGTGTTCATGGTGAACGGCATTGCCAGCGCCGTGCCCGCCACCCTGGTGCTGTTCTTTATGCAAGACCGGCTGCTGGCCCCGCAGGCGCTGCAGCCGCTGTTTCTGGCCACCTACTTTGTGTGCGCCGCCCTGTCGATTCCGCTGTGGCTGCGCCTGGTGCCCCGGCTGGGCCTGGCGCGCACCTGGTTGGTGGGCATGGGCGTGGCGGTGGCCGCGTTTGTGGGGGCTTCCCTGCTGGGCGCGGGCGACAGCACGGCGTTTCTGGCCGTGTGCGCTGCCTCGGGTATCGCCCTGGGCACCGACCTGGCCCTGCCCAGCGCATTGCTGGCGGGCCTGGTGCAAAAACAGGGCGGTGCGGGTTTGTACTTCGGCTGGTGGAACTTCGCCACCAAGCTGAATCTGGCCCTGGCCGCCGGGCTGGCCCTGCCGCTGCTGGCCTACTTTGGCTACACCCCCGGCGCGCAGGATGCCGCCGCCCTGCACGCCCTCACCGCCACCTACTGCCTGCTGCCCTGCGCCCTGAAGCTGGCGGCGGCAGCGGCGCTCTATTTGCTCATCATCCGACCCAAGGACTCCCCATGA
- a CDS encoding CsgG/HfaB family protein yields the protein MNRRSLFVFAAALVPALGLVGCATETSQALVVPQVNTAKTGYTGPKSTLAVGKFDNRSNFMRGLFSDGVDRLGGQSKTILVTHLQQSNRFRVVERSNMEEIKQEAALLGQVQKLKGAEFVVTGDVTEFGRKETGDQQFFGVLGRGKTQTAYAKVSLNVVDALTSEVVYSVQGAGEYALSNREVIGFGGTAGYDATLNGKVLDLAIREAVNRLTDGIDSGAWKPKY from the coding sequence ATGAACCGTCGCTCCCTCTTTGTCTTCGCCGCCGCCCTCGTCCCCGCACTGGGTCTGGTGGGCTGTGCCACCGAAACCTCGCAGGCCCTGGTGGTCCCGCAGGTGAACACCGCCAAGACGGGCTACACCGGCCCCAAGAGCACGCTGGCGGTGGGCAAGTTTGACAACCGCTCCAACTTCATGCGCGGCCTGTTCTCGGACGGCGTGGACCGCCTGGGCGGCCAGTCGAAGACGATTCTGGTGACGCACCTGCAGCAGTCCAACCGCTTCCGCGTGGTGGAGCGCAGCAACATGGAAGAAATCAAACAAGAGGCCGCGTTGCTGGGCCAGGTGCAAAAGCTCAAGGGGGCGGAGTTTGTGGTCACCGGCGACGTGACCGAGTTTGGCCGCAAGGAGACCGGCGACCAGCAGTTCTTTGGCGTGCTGGGCCGGGGCAAAACCCAAACCGCCTACGCCAAGGTCAGCCTGAATGTGGTGGACGCGCTGACCTCCGAGGTGGTGTATTCGGTGCAAGGCGCGGGCGAGTACGCCCTGTCGAACCGCGAGGTGATCGGCTTCGGCGGCACGGCGGGCTATGACGCCACCCTGAACGGCAAGGTGCTGGATCTGGCCATCCGCGAAGCGGTGAACCGCCTGACCGACGGCATCGACAGCGGCGCCTGGAAACCCAAGTACTGA
- a CDS encoding NAD(P)/FAD-dependent oxidoreductase: MKLAIVGSGISGLAVAHSLQGRAETTLFEAGHYFGGHTHTVDLTLPTPGGMVTHGVDTGFLVFNERTYPQLIALLAELKVETSKTDMSFSAQIPTTVPGERYVEWSGSTLGSVFAQKRNLWSPRFWGMLRDLLRFNQITTQLALDNNDAALAQPLGAFLDQHRFGTAFRDWYFLPMMGCIWSCPTAQMLLFPVATMVRFCHNHGLLQVLNRPQWWTVTGGARHYVDKITAKIDDRRLLSPVMRIERTPGGVFITSLQHGLARTERFDKVVLATHSDQALALLAAPTPAEEATLGAIHYHANRAVLHTDASVLPRNPEAWAAWNYERAPATATESARVCLHYWLNKLQPLPWEQPVIVSLNPTRDIAHPQVLGTFDYAHPVLDLPAIAAQQRMPALQGQHNTYFCGAWMGYGFHEDGLKAGLAVAELLKAGV, translated from the coding sequence ATGAAGCTGGCCATCGTCGGCTCCGGCATTTCCGGCCTGGCCGTGGCGCATAGCCTGCAGGGCCGGGCCGAAACCACGCTGTTCGAAGCGGGTCATTACTTTGGCGGCCATACCCACACCGTCGATCTCACCCTGCCCACACCCGGCGGCATGGTCACCCATGGGGTGGATACGGGCTTTCTGGTTTTCAACGAGCGCACCTACCCGCAGCTCATCGCCCTGCTGGCCGAACTGAAGGTGGAGACCTCCAAGACGGACATGTCTTTCTCTGCCCAGATCCCCACCACCGTGCCGGGCGAACGCTATGTGGAATGGAGCGGCAGCACCCTGGGCAGCGTGTTTGCCCAGAAACGCAACCTGTGGAGCCCGCGCTTCTGGGGCATGCTGCGCGACCTGCTGCGCTTCAACCAGATCACCACCCAGCTCGCGCTGGACAACAACGACGCCGCCCTGGCCCAGCCGCTGGGCGCGTTTCTGGACCAGCACCGGTTTGGCACGGCCTTCCGCGACTGGTACTTTTTGCCGATGATGGGCTGCATCTGGAGCTGCCCCACGGCCCAGATGCTGCTGTTCCCTGTCGCCACCATGGTGCGCTTTTGCCACAACCACGGCCTGCTGCAGGTGCTCAACCGGCCCCAGTGGTGGACGGTGACCGGCGGTGCGCGGCACTACGTGGACAAGATCACCGCAAAGATCGACGACAGGCGCCTCCTCAGCCCGGTGATGCGTATTGAGCGCACACCAGGCGGCGTGTTCATCACCAGCCTGCAGCACGGGCTGGCCCGCACCGAGCGCTTCGACAAGGTGGTGCTGGCCACCCATTCCGACCAGGCCCTGGCCCTGCTGGCCGCGCCCACCCCGGCGGAGGAGGCCACGCTGGGTGCCATCCACTACCACGCCAACCGCGCCGTGCTGCACACCGACGCCTCGGTGCTGCCGCGCAACCCTGAGGCCTGGGCCGCGTGGAATTACGAACGCGCGCCCGCCACCGCCACCGAGTCGGCCCGGGTGTGTCTGCACTACTGGCTCAACAAGCTGCAGCCCCTGCCCTGGGAGCAGCCGGTCATCGTGTCGCTAAACCCCACACGCGACATCGCCCACCCCCAGGTGCTGGGCACGTTTGACTACGCCCACCCGGTGCTGGACCTGCCCGCCATCGCCGCGCAGCAGCGCATGCCCGCGCTGCAAGGCCAGCACAACACCTATTTCTGTGGCGCGTGGATGGGCTACGGCTTCCATGAAGACGGCCTGAAAGCCGGGCTGGCGGTGGCCGAGCTGCTGAAGGCGGGGGTATGA
- a CDS encoding chalcone isomerase family protein, translated as MNAWAADIPTDVAASVPQARLVGSTRLKVWGFDIYDAQLWTAPGFQPARYADTALALELTYLRDFTRADIARRSLDEMRRSAPISDAQAKSWQQKLEAAFPDVQKNDRILGIYLPQTRTARFLTNGQPTGEVSDGDFARLFFGIWLSPQTSEPAMRRALLAGNP; from the coding sequence TTGAATGCCTGGGCTGCCGACATCCCCACCGATGTGGCAGCAAGCGTACCGCAGGCCCGCCTGGTGGGCAGCACCCGCCTCAAGGTCTGGGGCTTTGACATCTACGACGCGCAGCTCTGGACCGCCCCCGGCTTCCAGCCTGCCCGCTATGCCGACACCGCCCTGGCGCTGGAGCTAACCTACCTGCGCGATTTCACCCGCGCCGACATCGCCCGCCGCTCGCTCGACGAGATGCGCCGCAGCGCGCCCATTTCGGACGCGCAGGCCAAGAGCTGGCAGCAAAAGCTGGAGGCGGCCTTTCCCGACGTGCAAAAGAACGACCGCATCCTGGGCATCTACCTGCCGCAGACCCGCACCGCCCGCTTCCTGACCAACGGCCAGCCCACGGGTGAGGTCAGCGATGGCGACTTTGCGCGCCTGTTCTTCGGCATCTGGCTGTCGCCCCAAACCTCCGAGCCTGCGATGCGCCGGGCGCTGCTGGCGGGCAACCCATGA
- a CDS encoding DUF1365 domain-containing protein has translation MTPAPHQASIGFGQVRHTRLRPVRHAFAYPTYFLMLPMRSLAGTALAVNRRAALSFYDADHGDGQGSALAWMESLLQREGILDADGEIWLHCYPRVFGHTFKPVSFWYCHRLDGSLRAIVVEVNNTFGERHCYVLDQPRYGVELTAAKVFHVSPFCPVEGGYRFRFMRSGDRTVARVDYDDSQGALIETSVSGTLQAITPASIRQALWRYPAMTLGVVARIHWQAFRLWRKRVRFFSKPLPPKDFVTR, from the coding sequence ATGACCCCGGCCCCGCACCAGGCGAGCATCGGCTTTGGCCAGGTCCGCCACACCCGGCTGCGCCCGGTGCGGCACGCGTTTGCCTACCCTACCTATTTTTTGATGCTGCCGATGCGGTCCTTGGCGGGCACGGCCCTGGCCGTCAACCGCCGCGCCGCCCTGAGCTTTTACGACGCCGACCACGGCGACGGCCAGGGCAGTGCGCTGGCGTGGATGGAGTCCCTGCTGCAGCGCGAAGGCATTCTTGACGCCGACGGCGAGATCTGGCTGCACTGCTACCCGCGCGTCTTCGGCCACACCTTCAAGCCCGTCAGCTTCTGGTACTGCCACCGCTTGGATGGCAGCCTGCGGGCCATCGTGGTCGAGGTCAACAACACCTTTGGCGAGCGCCACTGCTACGTGCTGGACCAACCGCGCTATGGGGTGGAGCTGACGGCAGCCAAGGTGTTCCACGTATCGCCGTTCTGCCCGGTCGAGGGCGGCTACCGCTTCCGCTTCATGCGATCCGGCGACCGCACCGTGGCCCGTGTCGACTATGACGACAGCCAGGGCGCGCTGATTGAGACCAGCGTCAGCGGCACGCTGCAAGCCATCACCCCGGCCAGCATCCGCCAGGCGCTCTGGCGCTACCCGGCCATGACGCTGGGCGTGGTGGCGCGCATCCATTGGCAGGCCTTTCGCCTGTGGCGCAAACGCGTGCGATTTTTCAGCAAACCCCTGCCGCCCAAAGATTTTGTGACGAGATAA
- a CDS encoding HD-GYP domain-containing protein, whose protein sequence is MNLIAVNTSTLRLGQPLPFALRNEQGVLLAHKGYIITEREEITYWTSRGMTLCVDVDAADNHRAYVGKLYDMVRADTTLGDIADMQLAASDLDKTTASEATRIPDWTALQIRANGLLRDPQSEQFLPRLEKLYAELHALVENHPDATLCALMHLSATEVQMYSATHAMLVYVVCSLAAREVLNWPSDQDATLGKAALTMNIAMTALQDELTVQNQALTAKQIDLVEQHAQRAFSMLVAMGVDNEDWLLAVRHHHDRAPGPLENKTVAMRLARLLQRADTFIARLSPRVGRLSMPPNAAMQACYFDEKQHVDQAGAALIKAVGVYSPGVYVRLANGEVAVVIRRSANTTAPRVAVIINRDGMPMGEMIVRETNLPITKIIAHVPHREVKVQVQLEKLLALI, encoded by the coding sequence ATGAACCTCATCGCCGTCAATACCTCCACCCTGCGCCTCGGACAACCCTTGCCATTTGCCTTGCGTAACGAGCAGGGCGTGCTGCTGGCGCACAAGGGCTACATCATCACCGAGCGCGAAGAAATTACCTACTGGACCTCGCGCGGCATGACCCTGTGCGTGGACGTAGACGCCGCCGACAACCACCGTGCCTATGTCGGCAAGTTGTACGACATGGTGCGGGCCGACACCACCCTGGGCGACATTGCCGATATGCAGCTGGCGGCCTCCGACCTGGACAAGACCACCGCCAGCGAAGCCACCCGCATCCCCGACTGGACCGCGCTGCAAATCCGCGCCAACGGCCTGCTGCGCGACCCGCAGAGCGAGCAGTTTCTGCCGCGGCTGGAAAAGCTCTACGCCGAGCTGCACGCCCTGGTGGAGAACCACCCCGATGCCACGTTGTGCGCGCTGATGCATTTGTCCGCCACCGAGGTGCAGATGTACAGCGCCACCCACGCCATGCTGGTCTACGTGGTGTGCAGCCTGGCCGCGCGCGAGGTGCTGAACTGGCCGTCCGACCAGGATGCCACGCTGGGCAAGGCCGCGCTGACCATGAACATCGCCATGACCGCGCTGCAAGACGAGCTGACGGTGCAAAACCAGGCCCTGACGGCCAAGCAGATCGACCTGGTGGAGCAGCACGCGCAGCGCGCCTTCAGCATGCTGGTGGCGATGGGCGTGGACAACGAAGACTGGTTGCTGGCGGTGCGCCACCACCACGACCGCGCGCCAGGCCCGCTGGAGAACAAGACCGTGGCCATGCGTCTGGCCCGGCTGCTGCAGCGGGCGGATACCTTCATCGCCCGGCTGTCGCCGCGCGTGGGCCGCCTGTCGATGCCGCCAAACGCCGCCATGCAGGCCTGCTATTTCGACGAAAAACAGCACGTGGACCAGGCTGGTGCGGCCCTGATCAAGGCTGTGGGCGTGTATTCGCCGGGCGTCTATGTGCGGCTGGCCAATGGCGAGGTGGCGGTGGTGATCCGCCGCAGCGCCAACACCACGGCCCCGCGTGTGGCGGTGATCATCAACCGCGACGGCATGCCCATGGGCGAGATGATCGTGCGCGAAACCAATCTACCGATCACCAAGATCATCGCCCACGTGCCGCATCGCGAGGTGAAAGTGCAGGTGCAGCTGGAGAAGCTGCTGGCGCTGATCTAG
- a CDS encoding DUF799 domain-containing protein yields MPKNKLLRSATRLAVVGAALALTACAVQKPSYDYTAFRESRPASILVLPPLNKTVDIRASYSVMSTVTAPLAESGYYVFPVAVVDQTFKENGLEHPADMHQAPLPKLRDIFGADAVFYVTVEDYGTKYLVIDSSTVVSATGKLVDTRTGALLWQGRATASDAENRQNSGGGLVGLLVTALVRQIAGSVSDPGHGLSHLASARLLHARPGGLLYGPRSPQYQKEQ; encoded by the coding sequence ATGCCAAAAAATAAGCTCCTGCGCAGTGCCACGCGCCTTGCCGTGGTGGGCGCCGCCCTGGCGCTGACCGCCTGTGCGGTGCAAAAGCCCAGCTACGACTACACCGCCTTCCGGGAAAGCCGCCCCGCGTCCATCCTGGTGCTGCCGCCGCTGAACAAAACCGTGGACATCCGCGCCTCGTACAGCGTGATGTCCACCGTCACCGCGCCACTGGCCGAGTCGGGCTACTACGTGTTTCCGGTGGCGGTGGTGGACCAGACCTTCAAAGAGAACGGGCTGGAGCATCCCGCCGACATGCACCAGGCCCCGCTGCCCAAGCTGCGCGATATTTTTGGTGCCGATGCGGTGTTCTACGTGACGGTGGAAGACTACGGCACCAAGTACCTGGTGATCGACAGCTCCACCGTGGTCTCGGCCACCGGCAAGCTGGTGGACACGCGCACCGGGGCGCTGCTCTGGCAAGGCCGGGCCACGGCCTCGGATGCGGAAAATCGGCAAAACAGCGGCGGTGGCCTGGTCGGTTTGCTGGTGACCGCGCTGGTGCGCCAGATTGCCGGCAGTGTGAGCGACCCCGGCCACGGCCTGTCCCACCTGGCCAGCGCCCGCTTGCTCCATGCCCGCCCCGGTGGCTTGCTCTACGGTCCCCGGTCCCCCCAGTACCAAAAGGAGCAGTAG